The sequence GTCAGTgataaatacacctgtgctccatctAGGAGATATCTTAAACATACACTGTTCTAGTCAGCAATGACGGTTATCTGTAGACCAGGCTGCATTCCGCACAGGGCTGACGTTCAGTAGTAAGATTAATCAAAGTGCCTTTTGTTGCAAGCCTCCGTGTTGTACATCAATCCTAGTGAATTAGGCTGTATTCTCACAGATATTGATTCAGCCTATAAAATGACTGCCACCATTCTGACTATGCAATGGGTTTCATTTAATTATTCTATacagtgtttatttaaaaaatgactgATATAGTGCATCCATATGTAGTAATTTTTAAAGCCAACCATTTACAatctaaataagaaaaaaaagcattaaaagcaATAGCAATTCTATAAAGTGTATATACTTTATCTCCCtacttgaaatatatatatacataacgtAAACTAAAACCACACATCTGAAATAAACTGAATCATTGAAAACACTATATTTGTAAGTTATGTTGTGCTGTGTAAACAGATGAAGAGTTATACAAATTCCACTGTAACATACTTGCTGCTACTAGGACCGTTTATTTACTGATCCAGGTTAGTGATTTGGGATGTGAAATGGACTTTCATAGAAATATGGCAACATTCACTGTGCAACATCTAAATCATTATCTGAGTAAATCAAGAAATAAAGGTGGTTTTTTTGGACACTTCCTGCCTGTATCCAGAATGTTGTGATGCCATTTttacaaatggaaatatcaagaGACCAGCACCAGACTATCTTTGCTGCCCAGGATAAGATACAGGGGCTTCCATCATGGCTCTAAAGATGCAGTCTTCTTTCATTCAATACATCCCGCACAAAAGACCTCAAACTAATACTATGGTGTGTAATGTCTGAACTGAGTGAAGAATGCATATATCACTACCCTATCATAGATGTTTTAGTAGCTTGTGATGAGTGGTTAATTCCCAATCTGTTTGTCAGATCTGTGAGAGTAAAGACACAGAAGTGTACTCTGGATAAACAGTGTCATAAGTAGTGTTTAGGTTCTGCTCACCTGATCTTTACAAGTCACTGTTCAATTTGTAATTAATGTGTTCTGTTTTAAAATAGCTTTAGTGATGACAATAAATTAGTACTTTATgcaattaaaaattacatttgtatAAAATTGAAACGGCACAAAATATTTAAAGAACCTTTTGGTGTAGCCAGCTGACATTAAATGAAAGACATGTTAATTACAAGTCTCCCTCAGATGCTATAAAGCCAGCTGAAAATTGGAAACCTTGTTAGATTTGTTTTCTATCCTGATATTGAGAACATAGGGAGCCATAGAATGAAATAACCCAGTGATGCTACTTGGCAAAATCCCTCCATCCTATAAGTGATTAAGGATGTTTTGCACTGTACATACCACCCTTTTACAGTGACCATCATTACAATGAGCTATTTTTGCATATCTTGTATAATAGATATTGGACATAGACTTGAGTGACTGGAGAATTTTGAAATATGTTCTCTGTGTATTAGTCCTTAGTGTCCCAAAAGCTTGTAGGATATTGTCTTTTGCCATGtagcatataaaataatttttacactccttttgtttatattacaCAAGGGTATCCTTATATGTTCTACTAGCTGACCCTGCACAATCTGTTCTGATTTAGTCTGTGTTAAAAAGTGCAAATTGTATAATTAGGTTGCACCTAATTTGGATAAATGTAATTTTGGAAACAGGATTCTTTGATCAGTAAAATTGATTCACCCACATATATAGTTCCATTTGTTTTACCAGACTGTATGACACAAGCATCTAGCAGAGCAATTGTTTGTTTCCATAATGTCCTGGCTCCATTAGTGTGAGTTTGGTAACAAGTAAATATAAAGTTGAGTTTGTGGAATTCCTGTTTTGACAGATCTCAATAACTAGGAAACAGTGGTGCTCCatgtttctgtgcaaatgatAACGTGTGCTTTTAAAACATTATAGGAGGCAATCAACTATATAAGTTAGGTGTattcaaactttattttttatatagatgtGAACTTAAGGAATGTAGACTTAAATCATTTCGCTTCCACTTAGAAGTTATAATGAAAATGGTGCAAGTAACTACTCTAAGCACCTGACACACATCATTCTTATATGGCTACTGTTGCAGGTATAGGGCAGATACTGTCGCTTGTATGGCCCCCGAATGACCATGATGCCCGATAGTAATTTCATTAGACATTATGGTAACGAATGACAAATAATCAGTATTGACCTGTATGTGCGGTCATCCTGCAAGCTCACGAGTAGCGGAGTAGGCATCATATTCTATGAGCCGAGCGGCCGAAATGTATCCACTTTGACCACCTATGAGTATAGTCCAGTAATCCCATTTCGGGCAGGATCCGCAACATGTGTGACCAGTGTAGCAAGATCTACAAAGAGCCGACAAATATATAGTTTTATCTGAGCACCATGGGAGGATCGCAGAGACAGATTGCAACTGGTCCCATTGGGGTCAGCAGTATGATGACATTGCCTGCAGGGGATACATTTCTGGCCTATACTTAACAATTCTTCCTTTTTAGATACATTGTAAGCAAACTATTCTGTACAAGCTCATCAATAAATGTTGCCTCTAGTAAACTAGTATTGGTGAGTTTTGTGCTGATATCCATGACTTAGAGGGACACATCTACTGCTTCACACCAAAAAcgcagtgtgattttttttttttttttttaaatgcgacCACACCCCAGTGCGACCACACAAGCTGGAACACTCCCAttgctttttatgtttttgttcatCTGGTTTTTCACACGTGAATGCTAATGTGTAAACAGACCCTTGGACTACATTGCAATACTTTCCAAAGAACCTTTAGTAATCATACTTACAATTATATTTGCGCTCTGTATGATGACAGTTGTAGCTGCGTCCAACACATTTGTTACACTCTTCACagttatgtatacaaaacaaaaattaaccctttttaatatctttattgcttgttttttttttctgagtaTACAAAAACTGATttaaggctttaaaaaaaaaaataacacaccattaaaaaaaacatccaaCAAAAGCATTTTATACAGACATGTGGAAGTAAGAAACGCATGATCATGCAATAAATACAttcatgtaagaaaaaaaaagtactatgtAAAATCAAAAATACTGTTTGGTTTCTCCGGTATGTGCAGTGTCGAATGTAATGGTGACCATCCCTTGTCCTGTGTAGCTTATCAAAGGAATAAGGTGGATTTTTTGCTGCTGGGTATTGGCTGTATATTGTATTTGTGATCTATTTATCTGAATACGGTTACACAGAAGTGCCCCTGAAGAGTGGGTGAGACCAAATCGTAAAGGTTTACCCAGCAATGCACATATTCTTATTTAATGGTATTCTTTCTTATAGAAGTGggaattctatatatatatatatatatacacaggagcACAATGTTTTCTAAATAACAGTTTATGCAGTTACTCTGATGCTGGTGGCATAAGTTCTTTAAATTCTTTTTTGGTGAGGCAATTCTCTTAACCTTCGTACAAAGACACCTTACGTTGTCACACTACTGTAGCCCAAATTTAAATGAATCTAATTGTGATCGAGCAGGTCTGAAATTTTGGTCAGCTGCCATCATGGGTGCAGTCATCAgctaaccagaatgctggaataaTGCAAACTGTTTAACTTCATCTAAACGACCCGACCTGTGCAATTTGGTCTTTAGGTACTTTGCCAAATTGGACATAAATCTGCTGATCATTTGACAATCGGACCAGATCACCGTTGACAGCCTTAGGTTGTTAAATAATTCCAGTGCAGGTTTACCTAAATTACTAGTTATGACCTAAACTACTTGTAATGCTGACTAAAAATCACGGAAACAGAAGAGAATTTTAGTCTAGTCTAGTTTGACCGTCTTTCCTATTGTCTATCATGAATGACAGCTGTGGACAGAGGTCCTGCACCAGCCATTTAACATTATTGTTCATGAATGATTTTGATTGAACTAACCCTTGGCTCGCCATTGATCATTGGTTATCACAGTTGAGCAATAAAGCCAGATCTCCCTTTaactttgtttcattttttaaaaaataagtatcAATGTTTTTAATACGTTTAAGTGCATTTTAGTGTCCTTGTTAAGACGTCTTACATAATGTAACCATATAAGGCACTTTTAGAACTTTTCTGAAGACCCTGTTTGACGTACTGCAAATCATTGCATCAATACAAAgtcatatatttgttttacagccATGAGAAATCCCCATTGGCAGCAGCGGGTGTAGTAGAGGGGAAATCTTCACTCAGCACATTGCACACATCTCCGTTCTTTTCCTACAACCAACATGTATTAGGAGAAAGTCGATCTGTATTATGTGTCTGCTCTGCATGTCTGGACACAGGGAGGTGAGAGAGAACCcgccaccccccaaaaaaagaaacagttccCTGAAGCCATAAAACTGGTCTGCACCTGGCAATCTGTGACTGCAATTAGCTGTGAAATGTGAGCCTGGTGATGGCTGCAAGAGCTTTTACATAGGACCAATGCGGGCATCCTCCGAGCCCCAGAAATAGCTACACCTGCAAATCAGCGCCATCTGGGCCGCACACACCTCCCTCCACTGCTCACCCGCATCCTCAGGGATGACTTTCACGACCACTAGAGGCATAAGTGCTAAGTGCAAAGGTGAGAACCTCTAGTCGAGGTCTTTAAGAGGATAGCTTTAATTTGCACTGACCTAATCTGGGTACAACTGAATGAAATAGTCGTAAGAACGCGACCTTCTGGTTTCCACCCCATGTGTTAATTAGATCTCACTTTCTCCCCACTCACAGTGCTATTTAACCTAATCAATGCGAGAGGCACCAGCTAACTAGTTCTAAAAGGACAAATAACTGAGCTCCGCAACCCCATAGACAGGGAGTGGAAACAGCTGGCATGTTTGTTTGGTGACATATATGGCGTTATTTACATGGAATTCAAATCAACAAAACAAATTCCTGAATCAACTCCGGTAATGGGTAGGAGGGGGGTTTATAACGGACAACCCATGGGCTTTATTTTGCTTTCTGTTTCCTGGGAAGGTTTGGATGCACTCCAGGTGCAAATTCCTACCAACACTAAtgggaataaatatatatttttttacgtaAATGGTTTTCCAGTTACTATTTTTGGGGCACTGCTTATTGTGGCTATAGACAATATTTGGACAATAAAAACCGGACACGGTTGTATTAGACACTGCACTGCCTGGGATCAAACCAAATGGATTCCCTATAGTTCCCTTCTGAACTCCCATATGTAAGATATAGAGGGGGTCATGATCAGAACCCAGCAGTGAATATTATGAGAACGGATCATGAACACAACGCTCAGGGTGCTCTTATGGTCTATTATTTATATCAAGCAAACATTCAAAGGCACAATGAGTGGTTAAATCCTAATTGGCATCTCCCATAAGGCGTGCCCAGTGCTCACATGACATGTTAATTACAATTAAATATTCAACTATACAAGTCCTCTGTAGAAAAGCTACAATACTGACAAAGGTTAATTCCCAGTATAAATTCTAACACTACTCTAAATGATACAATCTGTGGTCACAGATCTGTGTAAGTGTGTAGTGATGAGCAGAGCTGGTTGGTGAGCCCTATAAACTGACTTGTACAATCATTATAGTTTTGCTAGAAATGCggctaaataataaaaaaaatgtttaaacgtgttttttttgtcttatgttcCAGCCTAGATAGTGCAATAATTTAAGTTTCCTGTACCAGGCAAAACAAATTATTTGCAACACCCGTTTTAGTCTGTCTAATATTCTGAATTACATCTCACAGCAGTACATAACATAACCTACATGGATATCCCTTACAATAGTACCTCTTTTACCTGCCTCATCCATGGCATATGaacaactttattttaattatatgtaaTGCAACACAATACAGCTAAGCATTATTTGCCTAACCATTATGCAGGATAACTGATTTGCTTTTGGACGTCAGTGTATTTGGCTTTATATTCCATTTCCAATAATATGGACAAAGCATATATTACAGCTACTGTGTTCACTATCTTGGCATAGTGTAGGTTAAATATCACACTCCAGCATATGAGCCTGTGTATGTCTTCCTGTAAGCCCCGGGCCACCTCCGTTCCTCCCCCTCATCCATGGGATGGGAAGTACCCAGTGCTGCCTCTTCGTTCCCATCTCACTCCCTCTCTAGGATTCCAGCTGAACATCCTCACTTTGGTAGAATCTGCTCtttttcaaatcttttttttccattgtttgtCACACAATGCAGGACGTCCTGCTGATGCCAAGTTCTGGCTCAATGCTTTTCCTCTCTCGCCTCCTGCATGACATATGAGATGTGACATTGACCAGCCGTTATTCCCAGTTTCAGATAGTCTCCAGATAACAGACTGGCCTTGCTAGTCTTCCAAAGCAACCCCTAACTTCCCGTTTTGCAAACAACAATCCATAATTGCTGCGTAAAAACGCATTACGGACAAAAACGTTCCGTAATTAAAAAATGCTATGTAGAGATAGGCAACTTGAGGCTGTTGCAGTTCAACAAGCTCTACCATGcgatgctggtacttgtagttcactAGCAGGTGGGTTTCTTGCAGGTCGCATATACCTGTACAGTGTAATTTGGCCCAAAAAAAAATCCTTCTGTACAAGACcgttttatgtttaatataaattaccgtaagggaatttagactgtaagctccaatggggcagggactgatgtgaatgggttctctgtacagcgctgcggaattagtggcgctatataaataattgatgatgatgatattttgtaatattttattgcattCAATTTAATATTAATTAGCACGTTTCATAAATTACTATCTTGCTTTAATAACATATTTAGTTAAATCTGGATTTATggatattgaataaaaaaaaatccatggagACCTCCCTTGTTATTACAAAACAAGACGCAATAGTTAGTTACCCGTGAGATTTGCATCACTCATTTGCAAGATTGTAATTTCCCTATCAAGTTGTAAACCTGACATAAAAGGCTTATTGTCTACATAGTAGaataattggtttgttttaaGAAGATGAGAATCAGTTTTTATAAAAGTCTGCGTGTTATCTATTCAGAGTCATCTTTGTGTGTTTTAAAGAAACAAGACTGCAACTGCCCTATACAAGGAAATAGTTTAACTTGTATGCAGTCTTTGGCGTTTTACGTTTAATAATAGACATTTACGTCATTAACGTTACGTAAAATAGCATTACAATGCGCAAATTGTAGCAAAGAAAAAAGGTTTCGGTTAGCACAAGTTTCTGAATTTTGTTTTATCGATATATTTCAAAATGCTGGTTACATTTGTTATTGTATATCAATGTTATCTCTTTGCTGAACATTTTCCGTTAAAGTTGAGTAATTCTCTCCTTCTCTGAGGTTGTCTGGTACTTTATAAAACTATGCATGACTACCTGACATGTCAGCCAGAGCATTTACCATTGCATAGTAATGTGTATGCAGAGTGTACAAGTAATCTTTCCTATAGTGTTTAAGTGCCTGAACTTGCTGCTGTTCCCAAAATGTCATATATGCTACAGGGGACTTCATGTATGGTGCATTGCCATAAAGATAAGCTTACATACATACAAGTAATTGAAGGTCCAGGTATGTATGCTGGATAATTCTCAAGTCAGTCCTCATAGAACCACtactttaacaaataaaaaatgaatttaataaaagGTGCAAAGCTACTTGGTGCTAATGGCTTTGAGGCTAAAAAAAGTGTCACTAAAATCATAGCAGCCATCATTGAGGggcatttatgcaaaaaaaagaatGTATTTATAGCACTCAGTAGAGTGCCATTTGCACTTCCATGTGATAACAGGGCCAGGCTTGTCAGTGGGACATTTAGGAAAGACGGAGCACAAGTGTCCAGGGGCTAGCAAGGTGCTGTTTGGGGCATAGTTTATAAAGCTTGTTTTCATAAATATAGGGCTTTTTTCCCCCCATTTATTTGTTCTTCTTTTGGCATATAAAAGCCCCCAATGTCTAACTTGTATTAGGCAGgcaaaagctaattgctgattggtagTTAAGGTTGCAGTGCAGATGGACCAGTGTCAGTTCTTATTTTACTGTAATGGAGaagattatgatttttaattgaCCCTTTTTTTACTGAATGACAATTTTACCCAATTTTAAATGGGGCTTATTGTCTACAGAAAGAACTTTATTAAACATATGGAAcatcaaaagtatttttttttactctgctaTACTATTGTTATCAGCAACTGTAATGTTTTAGTATAATGTTATTTTATAGTGGAACTAGTCACTTATTTCCTGTATACAGACCCTCCGACATGATCACCACCCCCGAGTACAAACTCTTCTGCTACAATACTTCTCACTTCATTTATTATTGCAGTTGGCTGTGCTTAATTAATTCAGTGATGTAAAGggtgtttttttaattcatgaacAAAGAAATTCACAGATAACTGTGATTGTTAATTAAATGGGGAAATCCAAAGCAGAGTATTTGTACTGTGTGGAAGTGGTCAGACTGTAGAGtccatgtgtgtttgtgtatatatatatatatatatatatatatatatatatatatatatatatatatatatatatgtatatgtatatgtagatgATAAATTATAAATTAGTTATATAATACTGACTTGTGCCAGTGTTACATCTCTAGTGTTTGCAAACTGAGTGCTGCCATCAAGATGACTTTTGAAGTCACTGTGATGTAAacagagcaaaaataattacaatgCATATGCTGAGTTATGATTGTCTATTATTAAGTGTAATATATAAACAGATTTTGTGATATAGGTGTATTACATGGCATGATTTACTGAGCCATATCAGTGACTTGAGATGTTTGACTTCTACAAAATATGACAGCATCCAGTGAGCAACATCTGAATGATATAAGTAAATAAATCTGATATCCACAGAAAGGTAAGACTATAGCTTCTAAGCCTCTTcttcatataaaaatacattattaatttttttatttaactttaaatAAGATTATTAGGCTGACATGGTGCAATTAGTGATCATGGTTTCCTATCTGGGAAATTACACACGTAGTAGCTATGGGTACCTGGATGCAGATCTACCAATGTGACCATTTCATCAGTGTAATAATGATCTgctcctgttttccccactttcTACCAACTGCAATAACCTTATCTGTAGCAATCAGTTAAAAGTATTTTGTAACATTACAGTCACTAATTCATTACAGGTTTTTTAGAAATAGGGAAAAGAGGAGCTAGATCGTAACGCACTATACACATCCGCCATACTGACAGGTCTATGACATCATATTTATAGCTTACAGCCTATGTTTGTGGTGTATATGATAATCTATCATTATATATATGGACTTGTTTGGTGAGAACAATCACTGGACAATACCTAACAGGGTAAAAtgttggtaatatgatattctATACAGGTTCCTGTATGTAACATTACCTGTGAGAAACACAGTCTAGAAGATGCTCCCCTAATTACAAGTAGTTTGTTCCACTGGAAACGCTGAAGTCTCCAGTAGTGGTAACCACAAGTAAGTAGGTGAGAATCATGAATTCACAAGGGTTCCATGAGGACTGGTCTAAGATATATAGGACACAATGtttaattcatatatttatttcattgagAACAGCAACAATCCAATATGCTCAGGTGTTTGAAAGATATTATCATATTACTTGGTCTCTGCTCATCACCAGTATAAAATTGCTGTTTGgtaaaggagaagtgacattgTCCCTTTTAATCAATATATTTGACATGAAGAAGAGAAACTGCGAACAATACAAAGCAAACTTTATCTTGTTTGTGCCATTAAGCTTTACATGATCTTCTTATTGCTGATCTTTAGTCAGAGGCTAGCAATTCAGTAGCTCTGGGACTAAAATCCCGTCACCTTGAAGCCAAGGTGTACTTATATGTAGTGCCCTAAATTGCTTACCCCTGATTAACGAGCAGATAGACCTATGCAGGTTCTCATATCTTCAGATTACCCTATTATAATGGATGATTGCCTATCTATAGTCAGCATATTTTACATAAACAGCTCTTCGCCCCCTCCCTTTAGTGGTTTTTGTGTTGGCTCCTTTAGGCAGACTTTGGTCTCAGCATAGAACATGCTACCATGAAGGTAGGGCTTGGTTTGGTTGTGCTAGTTGACATTGATCCAATGTAATGTCTTTGGTGTGGCATTGGGTTATGGAGGCAATGGGGGATTGCACTTGCCAGCTCCCGTTTAAATGTTATAAAGCATAGATGCTCAGCTCCTTATTCTTGAAACCTGAGCTTATTGCTGTAAAGCACTGCAACAGCAGTTAACCTCTACTGATCCGGAGGCTTGCTGCTCTAACACAATACACAGTTAACAACATGCCCTTCTGGGCATCAAGTGGTATAATTGCTAAGGCACAATAGTCTCCAAACACTGTGGTAGGTGCAAGAGACCTCATTTGTtcaatataatacaaaaatattcatataatacaCTGTGCAGACAGCACAAATCAGTATTCCCACATCTGTCCTCATACATCCAGACCTTTGGTGCTTTTGCCCCCAAAAATGTGGGGGcgaggaagaattgggaaatggtGACTGGGAAGGAGAGCTTATGGGAACGTACGCCCACAGCTGATGTCTATGTACTGAGTGCTAGCAGACCTGAGGCAATTCACAGCTCCCCCATCCCACCTGCAGTTCTGTGATAGgcacattatatttatttttggtacATATCTATGGTACTTTTCCACCAAATGAGTGGACAGTATATTATTAGATAAGAAGTATCACATCCCCTCTCTCAGGATGAAAGTGCTACAATATAAAACGTCAGGGGTGTCTCTTTGGCACACATTAGATACAAGTTTCTTGACTTCCAGTGACAGTAAATTGGGGATGATCAGCTCATGATTTGGAATGCTTTGTTGTGGCTTAGTGAACGCGTTAAGAATAAATAGCAAACAGGCTACTGAGTCTTGGGTATTCTTTGGAAACATAGTAAGAAGTGTTCAGTATAGTTCACTGCATAaccctttttgtttgtttttttactagaAAACCAATTCCCAGTTGCCTTTTTGTGCCACCAAAATATATACAGTTAATAAAACGTGTTCACTATTCTGACTTATAATGACCAGGTATAAACAGAATAAGTACATCATGTTCACATTATCCCCCAATTCACTGCCTCTAGTTTAAGTGTAAGTCAATATGAGCTTTTACGCATATTGCGCTAGAAGTGACGTTTTATATTAGGAGTCTGCTCTGTGTTAACTAGAGCACCTGGCTCCAAGCTTCACATAATTTCAGGGCATATTATATTGCATAGTTATGTTTGGGAAATACTGATTTCTGCATCTGATTGTcctcacaatacaaaaaaaaaatcaaaacaataatatacataaatgtcCACCATTCATAGAACAATAAGCAGCAACTCTCCCCACTACCTTTGGGCAGAAGAAAGGTTGAGTACATGGTGgagtgaaactttttttttttaaagcaagacTCACTTCTCCTGTGGGATAGTGCACCAGGGCCTGTGCACAAGTCCCTCTGAAAGTGCTTTGCCAAAGTGCTCTTCTCCTCCTGGTCACACAGTGATTCACTTGTTCAGTCTGTCTTTGGCTCTTGTATGGTGGAAGCCCAGATTCGGCAGTGATGGACTTGCTGAGTGGGCTCTATGGTCATATAATGTCTGTATTGTCCTTTGTGGTGCATATGTGTTCTGAATTGATGGATGATGATGTTAAGGCGAAGAGAACCTCTCAATGATTCTGCTATCACTGCCCAAGTGCTGACTCTGGGCTAAAACCTCAGCTGCTTTGTCCTGGGTTAGTCCCAAATGCTCTGCAGTGAATTTGGCCAATGGGTAAAGGCTCTCTATAGTTTTGGGGTCATTGAGGAAGTGTGAGGTCTGGGAGAGGATTTCAGCTGCTTTCTCTTGTTTCAGGCCCAGGTGATCTGCAGTGAATTTGGCCATGGCGTAGACACTGTCAGAAAAGTCCAGCTTGGGCTTCCCGTCTGGTCCAGTGCTGTGCATCTTCATGTGGCTAATGAGGTTTCTCTGCTGTGCAAATTTACCCCCGCACACCTGGCACTCATAGGGTTTTTCACCTGAATGGATTCTCATGTGCTCTGTCAGACGGTATTGACGAGTGAAGCGCATACCACAAGCATCACAAGCAAATGGCTTAAGCCCTAGATGGCTTCTCATGTGACGTGTCATTGTTCCCCTCTGGGTGAACTTCTTTCCGCAAATACTACATGGGTAAGGGCGAGTGAGCCAGTGAGTCTTCTCATGCTGGCGCAGGGTGGCTGGGTCTTTGTAAGATTTATCGCAGGAAGAACAACGGTATGGTCGGATGATGTCTCCCAGACTCTGGCTAGACTTATCTAGGTAGGGGACTGGTGGGTCCATGTTGTCTTTGTGGTACAGCTCCTCCTCGTTGTGTGCTTCCACATGGGCATTGAGTTGCTCACTGCTGGGGAATCCTTTCCCACAAGGGATGCAGACATACAGATTGTCTCCATAGCTCTCAGGCTCATATGGGTGGTTACAATGGTATCTCTCTAGGTTCGCAGAGGGGGATGGGTCCCCGCTGCTGCCAGTGTCTTCGCTGGTACTTTTATCATCATCTGGCTCATTACTCTCAAAACTGGGATACCTGGGCTGCTGAGATAAAGGGGAACTCTCACCTTTCTCCTCTCTGTCCAAGTCTTTTTCTCTGTCACTTTCATCCACATAGTTCCCCATTGGCTCAGGCTTCATCCATTCAAACATTAGATCCCTATGGGGCATACCGGAAACACTGTTTCTATAAGGCTCTGGGTGTGGTGCAGGCGATGTGCCACTACTGTCCAGCTTCTGGTAAGCATGGGCTTGGTCTTTATAAGAGCTAGAGTTAGTGAGTACACTGGCACTTACTGGAGA is a genomic window of Mixophyes fleayi isolate aMixFle1 chromosome 2, aMixFle1.hap1, whole genome shotgun sequence containing:
- the HIC1 gene encoding hypermethylated in cancer 1 protein isoform X1 is translated as MLSTRWQCESRGRSTAVLERAVYMTAESCNPVPERQEKRSRGILTRRTPSWGHLHRGMGFREDPQGGQLNTMLDTMEVPSHSRQLLLQLNSQRTKGFLCDVIIVVQNALFRAHKNILAASSVYLKSLVVHDNLINLDHEMVSPSIFRIILDFIYTGRLGDSEPTSEQLFGAVLAAASYLQISDLVSLCKKKLKRNGKYCHVRTAGYPGYGSLGRGLRATTPVIQSHFTSTPRPVDLPPGEPVNAINTHCGELYASVSQGNQLHQHGLCPPERHCSPLCGLDLSKKSPSRPSAQHHSDGLGAGDSREPSIPGRKDNSPVSASVLTNSSSYKDQAHAYQKLDSSGTSPAPHPEPYRNSVSGMPHRDLMFEWMKPEPMGNYVDESDREKDLDREEKGESSPLSQQPRYPSFESNEPDDDKSTSEDTGSSGDPSPSANLERYHCNHPYEPESYGDNLYVCIPCGKGFPSSEQLNAHVEAHNEEELYHKDNMDPPVPYLDKSSQSLGDIIRPYRCSSCDKSYKDPATLRQHEKTHWLTRPYPCSICGKKFTQRGTMTRHMRSHLGLKPFACDACGMRFTRQYRLTEHMRIHSGEKPYECQVCGGKFAQQRNLISHMKMHSTGPDGKPKLDFSDSVYAMAKFTADHLGLKQEKAAEILSQTSHFLNDPKTIESLYPLAKFTAEHLGLTQDKAAEVLAQSQHLGSDSRIIERFSSP
- the HIC1 gene encoding hypermethylated in cancer 1 protein isoform X3, producing the protein MVTHTDISCLDTTGLPGGQLNTMLDTMEVPSHSRQLLLQLNSQRTKGFLCDVIIVVQNALFRAHKNILAASSVYLKSLVVHDNLINLDHEMVSPSIFRIILDFIYTGRLGDSEPTSEQLFGAVLAAASYLQISDLVSLCKKKLKRNGKYCHVRTAGYPGYGSLGRGLRATTPVIQSHFTSTPRPVDLPPGEPVNAINTHCGELYASVSQGNQLHQHGLCPPERHCSPLCGLDLSKKSPSRPSAQHHSDGLGAGDSREPSIPGRKDNSPVSASVLTNSSSYKDQAHAYQKLDSSGTSPAPHPEPYRNSVSGMPHRDLMFEWMKPEPMGNYVDESDREKDLDREEKGESSPLSQQPRYPSFESNEPDDDKSTSEDTGSSGDPSPSANLERYHCNHPYEPESYGDNLYVCIPCGKGFPSSEQLNAHVEAHNEEELYHKDNMDPPVPYLDKSSQSLGDIIRPYRCSSCDKSYKDPATLRQHEKTHWLTRPYPCSICGKKFTQRGTMTRHMRSHLGLKPFACDACGMRFTRQYRLTEHMRIHSGEKPYECQVCGGKFAQQRNLISHMKMHSTGPDGKPKLDFSDSVYAMAKFTADHLGLKQEKAAEILSQTSHFLNDPKTIESLYPLAKFTAEHLGLTQDKAAEVLAQSQHLGSDSRIIERFSSP
- the HIC1 gene encoding hypermethylated in cancer 1 protein isoform X2, producing the protein MRRKGWELPQLRPHIDSRISVILHGTSSSQQGGQLNTMLDTMEVPSHSRQLLLQLNSQRTKGFLCDVIIVVQNALFRAHKNILAASSVYLKSLVVHDNLINLDHEMVSPSIFRIILDFIYTGRLGDSEPTSEQLFGAVLAAASYLQISDLVSLCKKKLKRNGKYCHVRTAGYPGYGSLGRGLRATTPVIQSHFTSTPRPVDLPPGEPVNAINTHCGELYASVSQGNQLHQHGLCPPERHCSPLCGLDLSKKSPSRPSAQHHSDGLGAGDSREPSIPGRKDNSPVSASVLTNSSSYKDQAHAYQKLDSSGTSPAPHPEPYRNSVSGMPHRDLMFEWMKPEPMGNYVDESDREKDLDREEKGESSPLSQQPRYPSFESNEPDDDKSTSEDTGSSGDPSPSANLERYHCNHPYEPESYGDNLYVCIPCGKGFPSSEQLNAHVEAHNEEELYHKDNMDPPVPYLDKSSQSLGDIIRPYRCSSCDKSYKDPATLRQHEKTHWLTRPYPCSICGKKFTQRGTMTRHMRSHLGLKPFACDACGMRFTRQYRLTEHMRIHSGEKPYECQVCGGKFAQQRNLISHMKMHSTGPDGKPKLDFSDSVYAMAKFTADHLGLKQEKAAEILSQTSHFLNDPKTIESLYPLAKFTAEHLGLTQDKAAEVLAQSQHLGSDSRIIERFSSP